A window of the Nibribacter ruber genome harbors these coding sequences:
- a CDS encoding 3-oxoacyl-ACP synthase III family protein, giving the protein MPAPSISSVITGSGSFIPANIIDNSHFLETEFFDAQGHRLVGANETIIRKFHQITGIQERRYADAGMVNSDLGYHAALLAIENANIDPETLDYIIVAHNYGDVKDGCGRVDMVPTLAARVKHLLRIRNPYTVAYDLPFGCPGWLQALIQAHYYLQSGDAKRILVIGAETLSRVSDPHDRDSMIYSDGAGAVVLEALETETKTGILSHLTVSDTYSQAHWLRNTHSYNPDKPQEQLYIKMDGRKIYEYALTTVPQAIQKCIQKAGLDLDDIQKVLIHQANEKMDQAMLERLFKLYGKAEVPAGIMPMTVNTLGNNSVATLPILYDLVQKHQLGDHTLEAGRPLVFASVGAGMNANAVVYQMP; this is encoded by the coding sequence ATGCCCGCTCCTAGTATCTCTTCCGTTATTACCGGCTCCGGTAGTTTTATTCCCGCCAACATCATTGACAACAGCCATTTTCTGGAGACAGAGTTTTTTGACGCGCAGGGTCACCGGTTGGTAGGGGCCAATGAAACCATCATCCGGAAGTTTCACCAAATCACGGGCATTCAGGAAAGGCGCTACGCAGATGCTGGCATGGTCAACTCAGACCTTGGGTACCATGCGGCGCTACTGGCCATTGAAAATGCCAACATAGACCCAGAGACTCTGGATTACATCATTGTGGCCCATAATTACGGCGATGTAAAAGACGGCTGTGGCCGCGTGGACATGGTACCTACCCTGGCGGCCCGCGTAAAGCACTTGTTACGAATCAGGAACCCGTACACCGTGGCGTATGATTTGCCCTTTGGCTGTCCGGGTTGGCTGCAGGCACTCATACAGGCCCACTATTATTTACAATCCGGGGATGCCAAGCGTATTCTGGTGATTGGCGCCGAGACCCTTTCCCGCGTATCTGACCCGCATGACCGCGACAGCATGATCTATTCTGACGGCGCCGGTGCCGTGGTTCTGGAGGCCCTGGAGACGGAAACCAAGACCGGTATTTTAAGCCATCTCACGGTTTCAGACACATACTCCCAGGCACATTGGCTCCGGAACACGCATTCTTACAATCCAGATAAACCGCAGGAACAGTTGTATATTAAGATGGATGGCCGCAAAATCTATGAATATGCGCTCACCACGGTGCCCCAAGCCATTCAAAAATGCATTCAAAAGGCAGGCCTAGATTTGGATGACATTCAAAAGGTATTGATTCATCAGGCCAACGAGAAAATGGACCAGGCCATGCTGGAGCGCTTGTTCAAGCTGTATGGCAAAGCAGAAGTACCGGCTGGTATCATGCCCATGACCGTGAACACCCTTGGCAACAACTCCGTGGCTACCCTACCAATCTTATATGACCTGGTGCAGAAACATCAATTAGGCGATCATACCTTAGAAGCTGGCCGGCCCTTGGTGTTTGCTTCTGTGGGTGCCGGCATGAACGCCAATGCCGTTGTCTACCAGATGCCTTAA
- a CDS encoding FAD-dependent monooxygenase: MTIGIIGGGIGGLTTAIGLHQVGIQVEVFEAAPAFAPVGAGLALAANAIKGLQRLGIAQGIIARGQCLDGFHIFDEKGRLINRTDSRAMSAKYGLDNFVIHRASLHEALLEHLTDVPLHVNKRVLKVENHAQGVTLFFQDGSTRQVDFLVVADGINSQVRQQLLPSSKPRYAGYTCWRAVIENPGLTAHYASETWGPDGRVGWTPLQDNKIYWFACINGPQNDPAMRAMNIEGLRAHFQYYHAPIPYLFAATKPEELLWHDLFDLAPISTFAFPNILLLGDAAHATTPNMGQGACQAIEDAAVLTDELQKDLDFNAAAQRFEKRRLDRTHWVTNQSKVLGSVAQMSNPFLIKARNFALRHLPTRINDWQLEKVYSVDF, translated from the coding sequence ATGACCATTGGCATTATAGGCGGCGGCATTGGCGGACTCACCACGGCCATTGGCCTTCATCAGGTAGGCATACAGGTAGAAGTATTTGAGGCCGCGCCGGCCTTTGCCCCCGTAGGCGCCGGGTTGGCCCTGGCAGCCAACGCCATAAAAGGCTTGCAACGGCTGGGCATTGCCCAGGGCATCATCGCTCGAGGCCAGTGCCTGGATGGTTTCCATATCTTTGATGAAAAGGGCCGCCTCATCAACCGCACCGACAGCCGGGCCATGAGCGCCAAATATGGTCTGGACAACTTCGTGATACATAGGGCCAGTTTGCATGAGGCACTTTTGGAGCATTTAACCGATGTCCCCTTGCACGTAAACAAGCGCGTTCTTAAAGTAGAGAACCATGCCCAGGGAGTTACTCTGTTTTTTCAGGACGGTTCCACGCGGCAGGTGGACTTTCTGGTGGTGGCAGATGGCATCAACTCGCAGGTTCGGCAGCAGCTGTTGCCTTCGTCCAAGCCCAGATATGCGGGCTACACATGCTGGCGCGCAGTGATTGAAAACCCGGGACTCACGGCACATTATGCCTCAGAAACCTGGGGCCCTGACGGACGTGTGGGCTGGACGCCATTGCAAGACAATAAGATTTACTGGTTTGCCTGCATCAATGGTCCGCAGAATGACCCAGCCATGCGCGCCATGAACATTGAGGGGCTTCGGGCGCATTTTCAATACTACCACGCCCCCATTCCATACCTGTTTGCCGCCACTAAGCCCGAAGAACTGCTGTGGCATGATCTGTTTGACCTGGCCCCCATTTCTACCTTCGCCTTTCCCAACATTCTGCTTTTAGGAGACGCTGCCCATGCCACCACACCTAACATGGGTCAGGGAGCGTGCCAAGCCATTGAAGACGCCGCCGTGCTGACAGATGAACTGCAAAAAGACCTTGATTTTAACGCAGCGGCCCAGCGCTTTGAGAAACGCCGACTAGACCGCACTCACTGGGTCACTAACCAATCCAAGGTGTTAGGAAGCGTAGCCCAAATGTCTAACCCGTTTTTGATCAAAGCCCGAAACTTCGCGCTCAGGCACCTACCCACAAGAATCAATGACTGGCAGTTAGAAAAGGTGTATTCAGTAGATTTTTAA
- a CDS encoding aldo/keto reductase has protein sequence MKKKILGNTGIELGPLAFGGNVFGWTVDEKTSFQLLDGFIEAGLNLIDTADSYSSWAPGNQGGESETIIGKWLMARGNRNQVVIATKVGWEITPEREGLKKDYIMTSVEGSLKRLQTDYIDLYQSHVDDASTPFQETLEAYSRLLDQGKIRAIGASNIKANRLKEALAVSKEHGLPSYQTLQPEYNLYSRAGYEHELEGLVLENKIGVICYSALASGFLTGKYRSKEDFSKSARGGGMQKFMNERGQRILAALDVISAHHQATPAQVSLAWLMARPSITAPIASATSTEQLQDLIKATQLTLTEHDIQRLNTASSY, from the coding sequence ATGAAAAAGAAAATCTTAGGAAATACGGGCATTGAATTAGGGCCGCTGGCCTTTGGCGGAAACGTCTTCGGGTGGACGGTAGACGAGAAAACCTCGTTCCAGCTGCTGGACGGTTTCATAGAGGCGGGCCTGAACCTGATTGACACGGCAGATTCTTACAGCAGTTGGGCACCCGGCAACCAGGGCGGCGAATCTGAGACCATCATTGGTAAGTGGCTAATGGCCAGAGGCAACCGCAATCAGGTAGTGATTGCCACCAAAGTGGGTTGGGAAATCACCCCAGAACGCGAAGGCCTCAAGAAAGACTACATCATGACATCCGTGGAAGGATCCCTCAAGCGTCTCCAAACCGATTACATAGACTTGTACCAATCACACGTGGATGATGCTTCTACGCCTTTTCAGGAAACCTTGGAGGCCTATAGCCGACTGTTGGACCAAGGGAAGATACGCGCCATTGGGGCTTCTAACATCAAAGCCAACCGCCTAAAAGAAGCTCTGGCGGTGAGTAAAGAGCATGGCCTGCCCAGCTATCAAACTTTGCAACCAGAATACAACCTGTACAGCCGCGCTGGCTATGAGCATGAGCTGGAGGGACTGGTATTGGAAAATAAGATTGGCGTAATCTGCTATTCTGCCCTGGCCAGCGGTTTCCTGACGGGCAAGTACCGCTCTAAGGAGGACTTTAGCAAGAGCGCCCGCGGCGGCGGCATGCAGAAGTTTATGAATGAGCGAGGCCAACGCATTCTAGCTGCTTTGGACGTTATTTCCGCTCATCATCAGGCCACGCCTGCGCAGGTTTCCCTGGCCTGGCTCATGGCCCGGCCCAGCATCACTGCACCCATTGCCAGTGCCACCAGTACAGAACAGCTGCAAGATCTGATTAAAGCCACGCAGCTTACTTTGACAGAACATGACATTCAACGGCTAAACACGGCCAGTTCCTATTAA
- a CDS encoding nitroreductase family protein, which produces MKLIEDLNWRYATKRMTGETVPEEKLQNILEAIRLSASSMGFMPYNVLVIQDPEVRKKIQAAAYNQPQIVEASHLLIFAAWATLTDEQVDAYMNQIAQERGVDVSTLAGFADSLKGTINSRTAEENFQWAAKQSYIALGTGLVAAAAERVDATPMEGFDPAALDKVLGLAEKGLRSITIMALGYRDTEKDFLATAKKVRRSKKDLFLEIA; this is translated from the coding sequence ATGAAACTGATTGAAGATTTGAACTGGCGCTATGCCACAAAACGCATGACCGGTGAGACCGTTCCAGAGGAGAAACTGCAGAATATATTGGAGGCCATCAGGTTATCAGCTTCGTCCATGGGTTTTATGCCTTACAATGTATTGGTGATCCAGGATCCTGAGGTGAGAAAGAAAATACAAGCCGCTGCCTATAACCAACCCCAGATTGTAGAAGCCTCACACCTGTTGATCTTTGCCGCCTGGGCTACCTTAACCGATGAACAGGTAGATGCTTACATGAACCAGATTGCGCAGGAACGCGGGGTAGACGTTTCTACCTTGGCCGGCTTCGCGGATAGCCTCAAAGGCACCATCAACAGCCGCACGGCAGAAGAGAACTTCCAGTGGGCGGCCAAGCAGAGCTACATTGCCCTGGGCACCGGCCTGGTGGCTGCGGCGGCAGAACGCGTAGACGCCACACCCATGGAAGGCTTTGACCCGGCCGCCCTGGACAAAGTGCTGGGCCTGGCAGAGAAAGGCTTACGAAGCATTACCATCATGGCGCTAGGGTACCGTGACACTGAAAAGGATTTTCTGGCCACGGCTAAGAAAGTGCGCCGCAGCAAGAAAGACCTTTTCCTGGAGATAGCGTAA
- a CDS encoding winged helix-turn-helix transcriptional regulator: METITVPDTGMCITHILPIRDALDILSGKWKIPIIVALCVHKRRFKELHRDVAGITAKMLSKELKELEINKLVKRTVHDTSPVTVEYSITDYGHSLAPVIRELRDWGLKHRDKIIYHPEEA; encoded by the coding sequence ATGGAAACCATCACAGTACCAGACACGGGTATGTGCATTACCCACATCCTTCCTATTAGAGACGCTTTGGACATCTTGAGCGGCAAATGGAAGATTCCCATCATTGTAGCCCTGTGCGTGCACAAGCGCCGGTTCAAAGAACTGCACCGTGATGTGGCAGGCATTACGGCCAAGATGCTTTCCAAGGAACTGAAGGAGCTGGAAATCAACAAGCTGGTAAAACGTACGGTGCATGACACCTCTCCGGTGACGGTAGAATACTCCATCACAGACTACGGCCACAGCCTGGCCCCGGTGATCAGAGAACTGCGTGACTGGGGACTCAAGCACCGGGATAAAATCATCTATCACCCAGAAGAGGCCTAA
- a CDS encoding dicarboxylate/amino acid:cation symporter: MLSKKPLYKSLYAQVIAAILLGIALGHYVPDVAVQLKPLGDAFIRLVKMMIGPVVFCTIVTGIAGMQDMKQVGRVGVKALLYFEVLTTIALVLGLLVVNLVGPGRGMHIDPASLDATALNALTQKKQETEGVIGFLLHIIPENIIDALAKGELLQILFFSVLFGFGLSKIGPKAAPILTVIQSFANGLFAVIHIIMKVAPLGALGAMGYTIGKYGLASLGALGQLMGAFYLTCILFVLLVLGAIMKAMGFSIISLLKYLREELLIVLGTSSSEAALPSLMEKLEQAGCAKPVVGLVVPTGYSFNLDGTSIYLTMAAVFVAQATDTPMGLQQQVTLLLVLMLTSKGAAGVTGSGFITLAATLPAVGGIPVAGLALILGIDRFMSEARALTNLVGNAVATLFVAKWENGLDVHQARKLLR, translated from the coding sequence ATGCTATCCAAAAAGCCGCTGTATAAAAGTCTGTATGCCCAGGTCATTGCTGCTATCTTGTTAGGCATCGCCCTAGGTCATTATGTGCCAGACGTGGCGGTGCAGTTAAAACCTTTAGGAGACGCCTTCATTCGGCTGGTGAAAATGATGATTGGGCCGGTGGTGTTTTGTACCATCGTGACGGGCATTGCCGGCATGCAGGACATGAAGCAGGTGGGGCGCGTGGGCGTAAAGGCATTACTGTATTTTGAGGTGCTCACCACCATTGCCCTGGTGTTAGGCTTGTTGGTAGTGAACCTGGTGGGTCCGGGACGAGGCATGCACATTGACCCCGCCAGTTTAGACGCCACCGCCTTGAACGCACTCACCCAGAAAAAGCAGGAAACGGAAGGCGTCATCGGGTTTCTGCTGCACATTATCCCTGAGAACATCATAGACGCCCTGGCCAAAGGTGAACTGCTGCAGATTCTGTTCTTCTCGGTGCTGTTCGGGTTTGGGTTGTCTAAGATTGGCCCGAAGGCTGCGCCCATTCTCACGGTCATCCAGTCGTTTGCCAATGGGTTGTTCGCCGTCATTCACATCATCATGAAAGTAGCGCCTTTGGGAGCACTTGGGGCCATGGGCTACACCATTGGCAAGTACGGGTTGGCGTCTTTAGGGGCGCTGGGCCAGCTGATGGGCGCTTTTTATCTTACCTGCATTCTGTTTGTGCTTCTGGTGCTGGGCGCCATCATGAAAGCCATGGGATTTTCCATCATTTCCCTGCTCAAGTACCTGCGCGAAGAGCTGCTCATTGTCCTGGGAACTTCTTCCTCTGAGGCGGCGCTGCCCAGCCTGATGGAAAAATTGGAGCAAGCCGGCTGCGCCAAACCCGTGGTAGGCCTAGTGGTACCTACTGGTTACTCCTTTAACCTGGACGGCACCTCCATCTACCTGACCATGGCTGCCGTGTTCGTAGCCCAGGCCACCGACACGCCCATGGGCCTGCAGCAACAAGTCACCTTGCTGCTGGTACTCATGCTCACCTCAAAAGGAGCGGCCGGCGTGACGGGGAGCGGCTTTATCACCTTGGCGGCCACGTTGCCGGCGGTAGGAGGCATTCCCGTGGCCGGGTTGGCGCTTATATTGGGCATTGACCGGTTCATGAGTGAGGCGCGGGCGCTCACTAACCTGGTAGGCAATGCCGTAGCTACGCTCTTTGTAGCTAAATGGGAAAACGGACTAGACGTACACCAGGCCCGCAAACTATTACGGTAA
- the parS gene encoding type II RES/Xre toxin-antitoxin system antitoxin produces MSKALTLDTTLSNSSVDDRDILLLVQTVRAGIKYPLFVKIASQSPFNLSEWSVFLHLSERTIQRYKKEKKTFDPIHSEKILEVTLLYKRGTEVFGSTENFNAWLEAKNVALGGITPKSLLDTTFGISLLKDELTRIEHGVLA; encoded by the coding sequence ATGAGCAAGGCCCTAACTTTAGACACTACCCTTTCCAACAGTTCTGTAGATGACAGAGACATTCTGCTGTTGGTGCAGACGGTGCGCGCGGGCATCAAGTACCCGCTTTTTGTGAAGATTGCGAGCCAGAGCCCTTTTAATTTAAGTGAATGGTCTGTGTTTCTGCATTTGTCTGAGCGCACCATTCAGCGCTACAAGAAAGAAAAGAAAACCTTTGACCCTATCCACTCAGAGAAGATTCTGGAAGTGACCCTGCTGTACAAGCGCGGCACAGAGGTGTTTGGTAGTACAGAGAATTTCAATGCCTGGCTGGAGGCGAAGAACGTGGCCCTGGGTGGCATCACGCCCAAGAGCCTGCTGGATACTACCTTCGGGATAAGCTTGCTCAAGGACGAGCTGACCCGCATTGAACATGGCGTGCTGGCATGA
- a CDS encoding RES family NAD+ phosphorylase: MIVFRLSKGLYKTDLSGRGAELVGGRWNSKGTALVYTCESRALCTTEIAVHTPLGILPSDYWLITIEVPDTLPVSELVQEALPPDWKAFPHPNATQLLGDSFVREGQYVAMKVPSAVVHGDHNFLLNPRHPDFRHIKILESEPFPFDERLFIK; the protein is encoded by the coding sequence ATGATTGTATTCAGGCTGAGCAAGGGCTTGTACAAAACTGATTTGTCGGGCCGCGGGGCAGAGTTGGTGGGTGGCCGATGGAACAGCAAAGGCACAGCTCTGGTGTATACCTGTGAGTCCCGGGCTTTGTGTACCACTGAGATTGCCGTGCACACCCCGCTGGGCATTCTTCCCTCTGACTACTGGCTCATCACCATTGAAGTACCAGACACTCTTCCGGTTTCTGAACTCGTGCAAGAGGCACTTCCACCAGACTGGAAAGCGTTTCCGCACCCCAACGCCACGCAACTCCTGGGTGATTCTTTTGTGCGCGAAGGGCAATACGTAGCCATGAAAGTACCATCTGCGGTAGTCCACGGCGACCATAACTTTCTGCTTAACCCCAGACACCCAGACTTCAGGCATATCAAGATTCTTGAATCGGAGCCCTTCCCTTTTGATGAGCGGTTGTTTATCAAGTAA
- a CDS encoding T9SS type A sorting domain-containing protein gives MMLLLSSSLAFGQMKQWDKTYGGTENDELEIVRHTSDGGYILAGNSYSGISGDKTKDTGDGLEFWVVKVDAAGEIEWNKVYDGLARLSALEQTSDGGYILGGTSSAGKTINKSDPSRGGSDMWVIKINSKGKVQWDQTLGGSGGDALNDIIQTSDGGYLLGGSSSSMKSGDKSEDARGWSDFWIVKLSSKGKQQWDRTYGGSSYDGLNSLLQTSDGGYLLGGGSVSLVSGDKTDPPKVNCTEECAFDFWLVKVDALGMKEWDRTMGAGGGESGESILDMVATQDGGYLLGGASDAARASYDKTAPNYSNNGSRDFWVVKITAMGQIQWDRTVGGTEDDRFGGLLATSDGGFLIGGRSISGIGGDKTEPQRDEDEYNAGDYWVVKLSATGTTLWDKSFGGAGDDVLSSMDHTMDGGYIIGGSSTSPISGEKSEANVGGFDFWIVKMTGETCVVPTPAIALTRMANTYTGDVPSTLYLGYGPESIMLTASGGTSYSWSPATGLSSTNTAETVFTATEAGMYTFTVTVANGECTATESVTITVMDVRCGSKLTKVMICHKGQMICIADDAVKAHLKNHPEDRLGECGNEEMMAAKAEVNSLRVYPNPFTQATSIAMNFIKKQQYTVEIYDMKGKLVQRFAPANAQAGQQVRLEWSPKQVDRGLYVVKLITSDGVQTMQLLRQ, from the coding sequence ATGATGCTGCTTTTGTCTTCCTCCTTGGCGTTTGGCCAGATGAAGCAATGGGACAAGACCTATGGCGGCACAGAAAATGACGAGTTGGAGATTGTCCGGCACACCAGTGACGGCGGCTACATCTTGGCCGGAAACTCATATTCTGGCATAAGCGGCGACAAAACCAAGGATACCGGTGATGGCCTGGAGTTTTGGGTAGTGAAAGTAGACGCCGCTGGTGAAATAGAATGGAACAAGGTGTATGATGGCCTTGCCAGACTCTCCGCATTGGAGCAAACAAGTGACGGAGGCTATATACTGGGGGGTACTTCCAGCGCAGGTAAAACCATCAACAAATCTGACCCAAGCAGGGGAGGCAGTGACATGTGGGTGATTAAAATCAATTCTAAGGGAAAGGTGCAGTGGGACCAGACCCTGGGTGGCAGTGGTGGTGATGCCTTAAATGATATCATCCAAACCAGTGACGGCGGCTACCTGCTGGGCGGAAGTTCTTCTTCCATGAAAAGTGGAGATAAATCTGAGGACGCTAGAGGGTGGTCTGACTTCTGGATTGTGAAGCTCAGCTCTAAAGGGAAACAGCAGTGGGATAGAACCTACGGAGGCAGTTCTTATGATGGCTTAAACTCCCTTCTGCAAACTAGTGATGGCGGGTACCTGCTGGGCGGGGGCTCTGTTTCTCTGGTAAGCGGTGACAAGACAGACCCGCCTAAAGTAAACTGTACCGAGGAATGCGCTTTTGACTTTTGGCTGGTGAAAGTAGATGCCCTTGGTATGAAAGAATGGGACAGAACCATGGGAGCCGGAGGCGGTGAAAGCGGAGAAAGCATTCTGGACATGGTAGCCACCCAAGACGGAGGCTATTTATTAGGAGGGGCCTCAGATGCGGCTCGTGCAAGCTACGATAAAACAGCACCCAACTATAGTAACAATGGCAGTAGGGACTTTTGGGTAGTTAAAATTACCGCCATGGGTCAAATCCAATGGGATAGAACCGTAGGTGGTACCGAAGATGACAGGTTTGGAGGTTTATTGGCTACTTCAGACGGGGGCTTTCTTATTGGCGGAAGGTCTATTTCTGGCATTGGCGGTGATAAAACCGAACCACAACGTGACGAGGATGAATACAACGCTGGCGACTATTGGGTAGTGAAACTGAGCGCCACCGGCACTACATTATGGGATAAATCCTTCGGAGGCGCCGGCGATGACGTCCTTTCTTCCATGGACCATACCATGGACGGCGGTTACATTATAGGTGGATCCTCCACCTCGCCCATCAGCGGAGAGAAATCAGAGGCCAACGTGGGCGGATTTGACTTTTGGATTGTGAAAATGACTGGTGAGACCTGCGTGGTGCCAACCCCGGCCATCGCCTTGACCCGCATGGCCAACACATACACAGGTGATGTTCCCTCAACCCTGTACCTAGGCTACGGACCAGAATCCATCATGCTAACCGCCAGCGGTGGCACCAGTTACTCCTGGAGCCCGGCCACTGGCCTGAGTAGCACCAACACCGCCGAAACAGTGTTTACAGCCACTGAGGCGGGCATGTACACCTTTACAGTCACTGTAGCTAATGGCGAGTGTACGGCTACAGAGTCCGTGACCATCACCGTGATGGATGTGCGCTGCGGCTCTAAACTCACCAAGGTCATGATCTGCCACAAGGGCCAGATGATTTGTATTGCAGATGACGCCGTCAAAGCACATTTGAAAAACCACCCCGAAGACAGACTAGGCGAATGTGGCAATGAAGAAATGATGGCTGCCAAGGCTGAGGTTAATAGTTTGCGGGTTTATCCTAATCCTTTCACGCAAGCCACTTCCATTGCCATGAATTTTATTAAGAAACAGCAGTACACGGTTGAAATCTATGACATGAAAGGGAAATTAGTGCAGCGGTTTGCCCCGGCCAACGCACAGGCGGGCCAGCAGGTGCGCCTGGAATGGTCTCCCAAGCAGGTTGACCGCGGACTCTATGTGGTGAAACTAATTACCAGCGATGGCGTGCAGACCATGCAACTGCTGCGGCAGTAA
- a CDS encoding T9SS type A sorting domain-containing protein translates to MIKNLFTAFASTKAGNHLSNYFRVWVFLLSTILLASQAMGQTKEWDKTYGGAENDELEIVRHTSDGGYIMGGTSYSGISGDKTKASRGGADFWVVKVDAAGAIEWNKVYGGDGDDRLAAMEPTNDGGYILGGYSISGKNGNKSDPSRGGYDYWVVKINAKGKVQWDQTVGGSSSDLLSDLIQTSDGGYLLGGESISAVSGDKTEASRGGYDYWIIKLSSKGKQQWDRTYGGALSDLLNSLLQTSDGGFLLGGGSDSYVSGDKTSPQKVFCDDECYFNFWVVKVDATGNWEWDKTFGATGGETGQSILDMAPTQDGGYLLAGNSDSDAKYDKSEPNKSTFGDYNDFWVVKINATGDIQWDRTLGADGNESLGAVLATPDGGFLLGGRSNSEVSDDKTEPRRDEDINAGDYWIVKLDAMGSKLWDKTFGGTGNDDLESLDLTMDGGYILGGKSDSPISGDKTEGNVGGFDYWIVKMTGETCVTPTPSIALTPSSHTYTGGIPTNMYLGYGPTSMTITASGGTTYMWSPAMGLSSTNTAETVFTPTEAGVYTFTVTAWNGECMASASVTITVMDIRCGSKLTKVMICHKGQVICIADDAAKAHLKNHPEDRLGACETEEMPTATTAASVQVYPNPFTSATAIQLSFQEDQEYTVEVYDGNGKMIKRWATTSVKAGEQVKLEWAPKKGERGLYVVKIITRDGVQNRQILKQ, encoded by the coding sequence ATGATTAAAAATTTATTTACAGCCTTTGCCAGCACCAAAGCAGGCAACCATCTATCCAATTATTTTAGAGTATGGGTATTTTTACTGTCCACCATCCTGCTTGCTAGCCAGGCCATGGGCCAGACCAAGGAGTGGGACAAGACCTACGGCGGCGCAGAGAATGACGAGCTGGAGATTGTGCGGCATACTAGTGACGGCGGTTACATCATGGGCGGGACTTCCTATTCTGGCATAAGCGGCGACAAGACCAAAGCCAGCCGGGGTGGCGCAGATTTCTGGGTAGTGAAAGTAGACGCTGCAGGCGCCATAGAATGGAACAAAGTCTACGGTGGTGATGGTGATGACCGACTGGCGGCCATGGAACCAACCAATGACGGCGGCTATATTCTGGGTGGTTACTCCATCTCAGGCAAAAATGGCAACAAATCAGACCCTTCCAGAGGGGGCTATGACTATTGGGTAGTCAAAATCAATGCCAAGGGCAAAGTTCAGTGGGACCAAACCGTGGGAGGTTCCTCTTCTGATCTTCTCAGTGACCTCATTCAAACCAGTGACGGCGGCTATTTACTAGGTGGCGAATCCATCTCAGCAGTGAGCGGCGACAAGACTGAAGCCTCCAGAGGCGGTTATGACTACTGGATTATAAAACTCTCGTCCAAAGGAAAACAGCAGTGGGACAGAACTTACGGCGGTGCCTTGTCAGACTTGCTGAACTCCCTGCTTCAGACCAGTGACGGGGGCTTCCTTTTAGGGGGCGGATCTGATTCTTATGTGAGCGGTGACAAAACCTCCCCGCAAAAGGTATTCTGTGATGATGAATGCTATTTTAATTTCTGGGTAGTGAAAGTAGATGCCACTGGCAATTGGGAATGGGATAAAACGTTTGGGGCAACCGGCGGTGAGACCGGGCAAAGCATTCTAGACATGGCCCCTACTCAGGATGGCGGCTATCTTCTGGCTGGTAACTCTGACTCTGATGCAAAATATGACAAATCTGAGCCCAATAAAAGCACCTTTGGAGACTACAATGACTTTTGGGTGGTGAAAATTAACGCCACAGGAGATATTCAGTGGGACAGAACCTTAGGTGCTGATGGAAATGAAAGTTTAGGGGCCGTACTAGCTACTCCAGACGGCGGCTTCCTGTTGGGTGGCAGGTCTAATTCTGAGGTGAGCGATGATAAAACAGAGCCTAGACGTGACGAGGATATCAATGCCGGCGACTATTGGATAGTTAAATTAGACGCCATGGGTTCTAAACTCTGGGACAAGACCTTTGGTGGAACCGGAAATGATGACCTTGAATCCTTAGACCTTACCATGGATGGAGGCTATATTTTAGGTGGTAAATCTGACTCCCCCATCAGCGGAGATAAAACTGAGGGCAACGTTGGCGGGTTTGACTATTGGATTGTGAAAATGACAGGCGAGACCTGCGTAACACCAACGCCTTCCATTGCTTTAACGCCCAGTTCGCATACGTATACCGGGGGCATACCTACCAACATGTATTTGGGTTACGGGCCTACGTCTATGACCATAACCGCCAGCGGTGGCACTACCTATATGTGGAGTCCTGCTATGGGCTTGAGCAGCACCAACACGGCAGAGACGGTATTCACGCCTACAGAAGCAGGTGTGTATACCTTTACGGTCACTGCCTGGAACGGAGAATGCATGGCCTCCGCCTCTGTGACCATTACGGTCATGGACATACGCTGCGGCTCTAAACTCACCAAGGTCATGATTTGCCACAAGGGCCAGGTGATTTGCATAGCAGATGACGCCGCCAAGGCTCATCTTAAAAACCATCCCGAAGATAGGCTGGGAGCTTGTGAGACGGAGGAGATGCCTACCGCAACCACCGCTGCCAGTGTCCAAGTATATCCAAATCCGTTTACCAGTGCAACGGCCATCCAGCTTAGTTTCCAAGAGGACCAAGAATATACCGTTGAGGTGTATGATGGCAATGGAAAGATGATAAAAAGATGGGCCACTACCAGCGTTAAAGCCGGCGAGCAGGTAAAATTGGAATGGGCACCTAAGAAGGGGGAACGCGGTCTGTATGTTGTCAAAATCATCACTAGAGACGGTGTGCAGAATAGGCAGATTCTGAAGCAATAA